A single region of the Lonchura striata isolate bLonStr1 chromosome 19, bLonStr1.mat, whole genome shotgun sequence genome encodes:
- the SPHK1 gene encoding sphingosine kinase 1 translates to MAAGRRAPPEPGGGPVLLQGIFGAGPAPGAAACSLSLTARELQVRRAGGCPGGSAGPDAALRLADCVGSAAFPAAAAAACFSLVCYPLRGPRWGPPARQRLERTFRVSRAADAEGNLRIAQAWSRRIRELAVPAVPAQDGDSYGVLPRPCHALVLLNPQSGSGRALDDFQAVVQPMLAEADIATTVFVTERPHHAHEKVRDEDLSQWDTLVVVSGDGLLFEVVNGLMERPDWREAMKKPLCILPGGSGNALAASINYYAGYDHVAKKKLLTNCTFILCKGLYTQMDLVSLSTASGKRFFSFLGFGWGFISDVDIDSEKYRWLGSARFTLGTLQCLAKLRVYQGRLSYLPMAAEQGSSPCPRDAPAPVTNGHIPQPAGTEAPGSPPPDPLLVPLGQPVPPHWTVVPEEEFVLVYAIYQSHLGTNLLMAPAARLHDGCIHLFYMKAGISRVTLLKLFLAMSRGTHLDLNCPHLSYVPVRAFRLEPRVAAGIMTVDGEALACEPVQGQVHARLCRVLSGS, encoded by the exons ATGGCCGCCGGCCGCCGCGCTCCCCCGGAGCCCGGCGGGGGCCCGGTGCTGCTTCAAGGCATCTTcggcgcggggccggcccccggcgccgccgcctgCTCGCTGTCGCTGACGGCCCGGGAGCTGCAGGTGCGGCGTGCCGGCGGCTGCCCGGGCGGCTCGGCCGGTCCCGACGCCGCGCTCCGCCTGGCCGACTGCGTGGGCTCGGCCGCCTtccccgcggccgcggccgccgcctgCTTCTCGCTGGTGTGCTACCCGCTGCGGGGGCCGCGCTGGGGGCCGCCCGCCCGCCAGCGCCTGGAGCGCACCTTCCGCGTCTCCCGGGCTGCCGACGCCGAGGGCAACCTGCGCATCGCCCAGGCCTGGAGCCGCCGCATCCGCGAGCTCGCCGTGCCCGCCGTGCCCGCGCAGGACG GTGACAGCTATGGGGTGCTGCCCCGGCCCTGCCACGCGCTGGTGCTGCTGAACCCACAGAGCGGCTCTGGCCGTGCCCTTGATGACTTCCAGGCAGTGGTGCAGCCCATGCTGGCTGAGGCTGACATTGCCACCACTGTCTTCGTCACTG AAAGACCCCACCATGCGCATGAGAAGGTGCGAGACGAGGACCTGTCGCAGTGGGACACGCTGGTGGTCGTGTCTGGGGACGGGCTGCTGTTCGAG GTGGTGAACGGGCTGATGGAGCGTCCGGACTGGAGGGAGGCCATGAAGAAGCCGCTGTGCATCCTGCCAGGAGGCTCTGGGAACGCCCTGGCTGCCTCTATCAACTACTATGCAGG CTATGACCACGTTGCCAAGAAAAAGCTGCTGACGAACTGCACCTTCATCCTGTGCAAGGGGCTGTACACGCAGATGGACCTGGTGTCGCTGAGCACGGCCTCGGGCAAGCGCTTCTTCTCCTTCCTGGGCTTCGGCTGGGGCTTCATCTCGGACGTGGACATCGACAGCGAGAAGTACCGCTGGCTGGGCAGCGCCCGCTTCACCCTGGgcaccctgcagtgcctggcCAAGCTCAGGGTGTACCAGGGCCGCCTGTCCTACCTGCCCATGGCCGCGGAGCAGGGCAGCTCCCCGTGCCCCCGGGACGCCCCCGCGCCCGTCACCAACGGCCACATCCCGCAGCCGGCGGGGACCGAGGCGCCCGGCTCCCCGCCCCCCGACCCGCTGCTGGTGCCGCTGGGCCAGCCCGTGCCGCCGCACTGGACCGTGGTGCCCGAGGAGGAGTTTGTCCTGGTCTACGCCATCTACCAGTCCCACCTGGGCACCAACCTGCTGATGGCACCGGCGGCCCGGCTGCACGACGGCTGCATCCACCTCTTCTACATGAAGGCCGGCATCAGCCGTGTGACGCTGCTGAAGCTCTTCCTGGCCATGTCCAGGGGGACCCACCTGGACTTGAACTGTCCCCACCTGTCCTACGTCCCGGTGCGGGCGTTCCGCCTGGAGCCGCGCGTGGCCGCGGGCATCATGACGGTGGACGGGGAGGCGCTGGCCTGCGAGCCCGTGCAGGGCCAGGTCCATGCCCGCCTCTGCCGCGTCCTCAGCGGCTCCTGA